In the genome of Streptomyces racemochromogenes, one region contains:
- the gcvH gene encoding glycine cleavage system protein GcvH, translated as MSNPQQLRYTKEHEWLSAVEDGVATVGITEFAANALGDVVYAQLPEVGETVTEGETCGELESTKSVSDLYSPVSGEITEFNQDVVDDPSLVNSAPFEGGWLFKVRLSEEPKDALSADEYAALTHSDN; from the coding sequence ATGAGCAACCCCCAGCAGCTGCGTTACACCAAGGAGCACGAGTGGCTGTCGGCCGTCGAGGACGGCGTCGCGACGGTCGGCATCACGGAGTTCGCGGCCAACGCGCTCGGTGACGTCGTCTACGCCCAGCTCCCCGAGGTCGGCGAGACCGTCACCGAGGGCGAGACCTGTGGCGAGCTGGAGTCGACCAAGTCGGTCAGCGACCTGTACTCCCCCGTCTCCGGTGAGATCACGGAGTTCAACCAGGACGTCGTGGACGACCCGTCGCTGGTGAACTCCGCCCCGTTCGAGGGTGGCTGGCTGTTCAAGGTGCGCCTGTCGGAGGAGCCGAAGGACGCGCTCTCCGCCGACGAGTACGCCGCGCTCACCCACTCCGACAACTGA
- a CDS encoding enhanced serine sensitivity protein SseB C-terminal domain-containing protein codes for MSASGTAAAGQVEHMLRQVTPGRYESYESFLHALAEGRLWMLLWQGQPGSPDAQYGGMEVEGLGYAPCVTSPQELAASGWNRGYEVVTGRDIARALYPDRWGLWVNPHAQGGGLGIPWADLRRVATGLDRMPAGPLRLSEPSLELPQFYGLLTQHAHRTPAVRSLRRAWVQPSLGSAYLAVGLDLYDASPHALESVREMMRQSVGAVPEGVPVCTVALADEHDPVAMWLRAQTRPFYDREGQAAAY; via the coding sequence GTGAGTGCGTCAGGCACGGCCGCGGCCGGGCAGGTCGAGCACATGCTGCGCCAGGTGACTCCCGGGCGCTATGAGAGCTATGAGTCATTCCTGCACGCCCTCGCCGAGGGCAGGCTGTGGATGCTCCTGTGGCAGGGGCAGCCGGGCTCACCGGACGCCCAGTACGGCGGCATGGAGGTCGAGGGGCTGGGCTACGCCCCCTGCGTGACCTCCCCGCAGGAGCTGGCCGCGAGCGGCTGGAACCGGGGCTACGAGGTGGTCACGGGCCGGGACATCGCCCGCGCCCTCTACCCGGACCGCTGGGGGCTGTGGGTCAACCCGCACGCCCAGGGCGGCGGCCTCGGCATCCCCTGGGCCGACCTGCGCCGGGTCGCCACCGGCCTGGACCGGATGCCGGCGGGGCCGCTGCGGCTGTCCGAGCCGTCCCTGGAGCTCCCGCAGTTCTACGGGCTGCTGACCCAGCACGCGCACCGCACGCCGGCCGTGAGGTCGCTGCGCCGCGCCTGGGTGCAGCCCTCGCTGGGGTCCGCGTACCTGGCGGTGGGGCTCGACCTGTACGACGCCTCGCCGCACGCGCTGGAATCCGTACGCGAGATGATGCGCCAGTCGGTCGGCGCCGTGCCCGAGGGGGTCCCGGTGTGCACGGTCGCGCTCGCGGACGAGCACGACCCGGTGGCGATGTGGCTGCGCGCGCAGACCCGGCCCTTCTACGACCGCGAGGGGCAGGCGGCCGCCTACTGA
- a CDS encoding SsgA family sporulation/cell division regulator, with translation MATTTEHRLLPLRLEAAPLSVPLTGRFVYRTDRPYEVAVDFRGAGTHLARWVFSRELLLDGQNTATGEGDIQVWPRWSGSEPRVLLGFSNGEQSCVVSARAKDVRELCRRMTELVPRGQERRHYDLDAQLSALLTF, from the coding sequence ATGGCCACCACCACCGAACACAGACTCCTGCCGCTGCGGCTGGAAGCCGCCCCCCTGTCCGTGCCCCTGACCGGCCGGTTCGTCTACCGCACGGACCGCCCGTACGAGGTGGCCGTGGACTTCCGGGGCGCCGGGACGCACCTCGCCCGCTGGGTGTTCTCGCGGGAGCTGCTGCTCGACGGGCAGAACACCGCCACCGGCGAGGGCGACATACAGGTGTGGCCCCGCTGGAGCGGCTCGGAGCCGCGCGTCCTGCTCGGCTTCAGCAACGGCGAGCAGAGCTGCGTGGTCTCCGCCCGCGCCAAGGACGTGCGCGAGCTGTGCCGGCGGATGACGGAGCTGGTGCCGCGCGGGCAGGAGCGGCGCCACTACGACCTGGACGCCCAGCTGAGCGCGCTGCTGACGTTCTGA
- a CDS encoding L-serine ammonia-lyase produces MAISVFDLFSIGIGPSSSHTVGPMRAARMFVTRLKKDGVLAQTAAVRAELFGSLGATGHGHGTPKAVLLGLEGHSPRTVDVESADDEVERIRKSGKLRLLGAEIGGAHEIDFDEPSQLILHRRRSLPYHANGMTLFAYDASGAPLLEKTYYSVGGGFVVDEDAVGEDRIKLDDTVLKYPFRSGDEMLRLANETGLSISSLMLENEKAWRTEEEIREGLLEIWRVMQSCVSRGMSREGILPGGLRVKRRAASTARQLRTEGDPMMHRSEWTTIYAMAVNEENAAGGRVVTAPTNGAAGVLPAVLHYYVNFVPGADEDGVVRFLLAAGAIGMLFKENASISGAEVGCQGEVGSACSMAAGALAEVLGGTPEQVENAAEIGMEHNLGLTCDPVGGLVQIPCIERNGMAAVKAVTAAKMAMRGDGSHKVSLDKVIKTMKETGADMKIKYKETARGGLAVNVIEC; encoded by the coding sequence GTGGCCATCTCCGTCTTCGACCTCTTCTCCATCGGCATCGGCCCGTCCTCCTCCCACACGGTCGGCCCGATGCGCGCGGCGCGCATGTTCGTGACGCGGCTGAAGAAGGACGGCGTCCTCGCCCAGACCGCCGCCGTGCGGGCGGAGCTCTTCGGCTCCCTCGGCGCGACCGGCCACGGCCACGGCACGCCCAAGGCGGTCCTGCTGGGCCTGGAGGGCCACTCCCCCCGCACCGTGGACGTCGAGTCCGCCGACGACGAGGTGGAGCGCATCCGCAAGAGCGGCAAGCTGCGGCTGCTGGGCGCGGAGATAGGCGGTGCCCACGAGATCGACTTCGACGAGCCGAGCCAGCTGATCCTGCACCGCCGCCGCTCGCTGCCCTACCACGCGAACGGCATGACCCTCTTCGCGTACGACGCCTCCGGCGCGCCGCTGCTGGAGAAGACGTACTACTCCGTGGGCGGCGGCTTCGTCGTGGACGAGGACGCGGTCGGCGAGGACCGGATCAAGCTCGACGACACCGTGCTGAAGTACCCCTTCCGCTCCGGTGACGAGATGCTGCGCCTGGCGAACGAGACGGGCCTGTCGATCTCCTCCCTGATGCTGGAGAACGAGAAGGCCTGGCGCACCGAGGAGGAGATCCGCGAGGGCCTGCTGGAGATCTGGCGCGTCATGCAGTCCTGCGTCTCGCGCGGCATGTCCCGCGAGGGCATCCTCCCGGGCGGCCTGCGCGTCAAGCGCCGCGCCGCGTCCACGGCGCGCCAGCTGCGCACCGAGGGCGACCCGATGATGCACCGCAGCGAGTGGACGACGATCTACGCGATGGCCGTCAACGAGGAGAACGCCGCGGGCGGCCGCGTCGTCACCGCGCCCACGAACGGCGCCGCGGGCGTCCTGCCGGCCGTCCTGCACTACTACGTGAACTTCGTGCCCGGCGCGGACGAGGACGGCGTGGTCCGCTTCCTGCTGGCCGCCGGGGCGATCGGCATGCTCTTCAAGGAGAACGCCTCGATCTCCGGCGCCGAGGTCGGCTGCCAGGGCGAGGTCGGCTCGGCCTGCTCGATGGCGGCCGGTGCCCTCGCCGAGGTGCTGGGCGGCACCCCCGAGCAGGTCGAGAACGCCGCCGAGATCGGCATGGAGCACAACCTCGGCCTGACCTGCGACCCGGTGGGCGGCCTGGTCCAGATCCCCTGCATCGAGCGCAACGGCATGGCCGCCGTCAAGGCCGTCACCGCCGCGAAGATGGCGATGCGCGGGGACGGCAGCCACAAGGTCTCCCTCGACAAGGTCATCAAGACCATGAAGGAGACCGGCGCCGACATGAAGATCAAGTACAAGGAGACGGCGCGCGGCGGCCTCGCGGTCAACGTCATCGAGTGCTGA
- a CDS encoding enhanced serine sensitivity protein SseB, with product MQAQGNGWPANELEQVLGAALGQADAGPRIIDALGRGQVWVPLPNGGGPDSASLDLPTMLIDGAAYVPVYSSEAQFRIAAGPAMDFAVAPAVEFARGLPPQLGIAVNPEGAVGVPLPPAAVAELCRAGRTELDGPAGGARVRLFEPDWQDDPVDFLAAAAEEFRATGAVASAHRCLASVEGGEPQLYIGVRLLGWDPALRDAPLEALGRALGRVPAPWPVQLILLDAAEDPVTEWIRERVRPFYLP from the coding sequence ATGCAGGCGCAAGGCAACGGCTGGCCGGCGAACGAGTTGGAGCAGGTGCTCGGGGCGGCGCTCGGCCAGGCGGACGCCGGCCCGCGGATCATCGACGCGCTCGGCCGCGGCCAGGTCTGGGTGCCGCTGCCGAACGGCGGCGGCCCCGACAGCGCCTCCCTCGACCTCCCCACGATGCTGATCGACGGCGCCGCGTACGTCCCCGTCTACAGCTCGGAGGCCCAGTTCCGCATCGCCGCCGGCCCCGCCATGGACTTCGCGGTCGCCCCCGCCGTCGAGTTCGCCCGCGGCCTGCCCCCGCAGCTCGGCATCGCCGTGAACCCCGAGGGTGCCGTCGGGGTCCCGCTCCCCCCGGCCGCCGTCGCGGAGCTCTGCCGCGCCGGCCGCACCGAGCTCGACGGTCCGGCGGGCGGCGCCCGCGTCCGGCTCTTCGAGCCCGACTGGCAGGACGACCCGGTCGACTTCCTCGCGGCCGCGGCCGAGGAGTTCCGGGCCACCGGCGCCGTGGCGTCCGCCCACCGCTGCCTCGCCAGCGTCGAGGGCGGCGAGCCCCAGCTCTACATCGGTGTCCGCCTGCTGGGATGGGATCCCGCACTGCGCGACGCCCCGCTGGAGGCGCTCGGCCGCGCCCTGGGCCGCGTACCGGCGCCCTGGCCCGTGCAGTTGATCCTGCTGGACGCCGCCGAGGACCCGGTCACGGAGTGGATTCGTGAGCGCGTACGCCCCTTCTACCTGCCGTAG
- a CDS encoding AAA family ATPase translates to MGPPRPDSGETITVRRLGVATTTGAVGAAPQRRSTARSTPAAGGPVRDLRGRSARPHRLSYAAGDIVVVSGLPGGGKSTLIKRAAEAAIDSQDTRERWERRMPSRLPYAVYRPLVRAAHYGGLWRELRSGASVVVHDCGTQPWVRGLLAAFARRRGRGLHLLLLDTTAEEALSGQAVRGRRVSAYAFARHRGAVSRLLRSAEAGRTPRGCASVTLLDRPSAAAVTRITFGP, encoded by the coding sequence ATGGGGCCCCCGCGGCCCGATTCGGGGGAGACGATCACTGTGCGGAGACTCGGAGTGGCGACGACTACAGGCGCGGTCGGGGCGGCCCCGCAGCGGCGGAGCACCGCCCGGTCCACGCCGGCCGCCGGCGGCCCCGTCCGCGACCTGCGCGGACGGTCCGCGCGGCCGCACCGGCTGAGCTACGCCGCCGGGGACATCGTCGTGGTGTCCGGGCTGCCCGGCGGCGGCAAGAGCACCCTGATCAAGCGGGCCGCCGAAGCCGCCATCGACTCGCAGGACACCCGCGAGCGGTGGGAGCGCCGGATGCCGTCCCGCCTGCCGTACGCGGTGTACCGGCCGCTGGTCCGCGCCGCCCACTACGGGGGGCTGTGGCGCGAGCTGCGCTCCGGCGCCTCTGTGGTGGTCCACGACTGCGGCACCCAGCCGTGGGTGCGGGGCCTGCTGGCCGCCTTCGCCCGGCGGCGGGGGCGGGGGCTGCACCTGCTGCTGCTGGACACCACCGCCGAGGAGGCGCTGTCCGGGCAGGCGGTCCGGGGGCGGCGGGTGTCGGCGTACGCCTTCGCGCGGCACCGGGGGGCGGTCTCGCGCCTCCTGCGCTCCGCGGAAGCGGGCCGCACCCCGCGGGGCTGCGCCTCGGTCACCCTCCTGGACCGCCCCTCGGCCGCCGCCGTCACCCGGATCACCTTCGGCCCCTGA
- a CDS encoding AMIN-like domain-containing (lipo)protein, producing the protein MRHPHRRRIVALATGALLTAGLALSASPASAATATTRTQTPLVVNARWGGHCTYDRFVIDLQGYVPPVTVTPVSELVYDGSGKPVPLAGKYFLEIRLHPAAGHDDAGQNVYQGPRLQKIYLSKLKGMAMTGDYEGYVTFGAAFDTKPTWNTSVLHSPERLVLDFPHPNTC; encoded by the coding sequence ATGCGTCACCCGCACCGCCGCCGGATCGTGGCCCTCGCCACGGGTGCCCTGCTCACCGCCGGGCTCGCGCTCTCCGCGTCGCCGGCCTCCGCAGCCACCGCGACCACCCGCACCCAGACGCCGCTCGTCGTCAATGCCCGCTGGGGCGGGCACTGCACGTACGACCGGTTCGTGATCGACCTCCAGGGCTACGTGCCCCCGGTCACCGTCACTCCCGTGTCCGAGCTCGTCTACGACGGCTCGGGCAAGCCCGTCCCGCTGGCCGGGAAGTACTTCCTGGAGATCCGCCTGCACCCGGCCGCCGGGCACGACGACGCGGGGCAGAACGTCTACCAGGGGCCCAGGCTCCAGAAGATCTACCTCAGCAAGCTCAAGGGCATGGCCATGACCGGCGACTACGAGGGGTACGTGACCTTCGGCGCCGCCTTCGACACCAAGCCGACCTGGAACACCTCCGTCCTGCACTCGCCCGAGCGGCTCGTGCTGGACTTCCCGCACCCCAACACCTGCTGA
- the gcvT gene encoding glycine cleavage system aminomethyltransferase GcvT encodes MSTAPRLTALDALHRSLGATMTDFAGWDMPLRYASERDEHNAVRTKAGLFDLSHMGEITLTGPEAVKALDYALVGNISTVGVGRARYTHICQEDGGILDDLIVYRLGETEYMVVANASNAQVVLDALTERAAGFDTEVRDDRDAYALIAVQGPESPGILKSLTDADLDGLKYYAGLPGTVAGVPALIARTGYTGEDGFELFVSPAHAVELWQALTEAGKDAGLVPAGLSCRDTLRLEAGMPLYGHELTTALTPFDAGLGRVVKFEKEGDFVGRAALEAAAEVAATKPPRKLVGLVAEGRRVPRAGFPVVAGGEVIGEVTSGAPSPTLGKPIAMAYVDAEHAAPGTSGVGVDIRGTHEPYEVVALPFYKRQK; translated from the coding sequence ATGAGCACTGCCCCCCGCCTGACCGCGCTCGACGCGCTGCACCGCTCGCTCGGTGCCACCATGACCGACTTCGCGGGCTGGGACATGCCGCTGCGCTACGCCAGTGAGCGCGACGAGCACAACGCCGTACGCACCAAGGCCGGCCTCTTCGACCTGTCGCACATGGGCGAGATCACCCTGACCGGCCCGGAGGCCGTGAAGGCGCTGGACTACGCGCTGGTCGGGAACATCTCCACCGTCGGTGTCGGCCGCGCCCGCTACACGCACATCTGCCAGGAGGACGGCGGGATCCTCGACGACCTGATCGTCTACCGCCTGGGCGAGACCGAGTACATGGTCGTCGCCAACGCCTCCAACGCCCAGGTCGTGCTGGACGCGCTCACCGAGCGCGCGGCCGGCTTCGACACCGAGGTCCGCGACGACCGTGACGCGTACGCGCTGATCGCCGTCCAGGGCCCGGAGTCCCCCGGCATCCTGAAGTCCCTCACGGACGCCGACCTGGACGGCCTGAAGTACTACGCCGGCCTGCCGGGCACTGTCGCGGGCGTGCCCGCGCTGATCGCCCGTACCGGCTACACCGGCGAGGACGGCTTCGAGCTGTTCGTCTCTCCCGCTCACGCCGTGGAGCTGTGGCAGGCGCTGACCGAGGCGGGCAAGGACGCCGGTCTGGTGCCGGCCGGCCTGTCCTGCCGCGACACGCTGCGCCTGGAGGCGGGCATGCCGCTGTACGGGCACGAGCTGACGACCGCGCTGACCCCCTTCGACGCCGGGCTGGGCCGGGTCGTGAAGTTCGAGAAGGAGGGCGACTTCGTCGGCCGCGCCGCCCTGGAGGCCGCCGCCGAGGTCGCCGCCACCAAGCCGCCGCGCAAGCTGGTCGGCCTGGTCGCCGAGGGCCGCCGCGTCCCGCGCGCCGGCTTCCCCGTGGTCGCGGGCGGCGAGGTCATCGGCGAGGTGACCTCGGGCGCCCCCTCCCCCACCCTGGGCAAGCCGATCGCGATGGCGTACGTCGACGCGGAGCACGCCGCGCCCGGCACCTCCGGCGTCGGCGTCGACATTCGCGGTACGCATGAGCCGTACGAGGTCGTGGCCCTGCCCTTCTACAAGCGGCAGAAGTAG
- a CDS encoding ABC transporter substrate-binding protein — protein sequence MTAACGDNGAKKDDKADGDSGKGYSGAATAVINPSDAKGGELKLWSPQDVDYLDPARAYYGFVWNMQRLYVRSLLAYDAKPGKDGTKVVPDLAEALPVISNDGKTYTLKLKDGVKFEDGTPITSKDIKYGVERVFAQDVLSGGPTYLIDLLDQGQKYPGPYKDTDPNKMGLKTVETPDDKTIVFNLASANSDFSYLLAMPSSSPVPVGKDTGATYTNKPVSTGPYKVESFTAGKGATFVRNENWDPKTDPIRKGLPDKVSFTVTTNPDDMDQRLLSGDIDMAVDGTGVQQAAKNKILKDAKLKANSDNPFTGYIRYFAFPQTVAPFDNIECRKAVIYAADPKSLQTARGGPTSGDLGANMLPAGVPGSDKSYDPFGLTKGKPQESKAKEALKACGKPDGFETVIAVRNNRAPEVKTAESLQASLAKVGIKATIDQFDGKLSSSTIGSPENVKKKGYGIIVMGWGADYNSGAGFLQPLVDGSFILPNGNNNYTEVNDSEINGLFDKAAAAATPEAAAPIYTEINKKVMDKALYLPINFDKALVYHNPRLTNVFFNESFGKIDLATVGIKQ from the coding sequence ATGACCGCCGCGTGCGGTGACAACGGGGCGAAGAAGGACGACAAGGCCGACGGCGACAGCGGCAAGGGCTACAGCGGCGCCGCCACCGCCGTGATCAACCCCTCCGACGCCAAGGGCGGCGAGCTCAAGCTCTGGTCCCCGCAGGACGTCGACTACCTCGACCCGGCGCGCGCCTACTACGGCTTCGTCTGGAACATGCAGCGCCTCTACGTCCGCAGCCTGCTGGCCTACGACGCCAAGCCGGGCAAGGACGGCACGAAGGTCGTCCCCGACCTCGCCGAGGCCCTGCCGGTCATCAGCAACGACGGCAAGACCTACACCCTGAAGCTCAAGGACGGGGTGAAGTTCGAGGACGGCACGCCGATCACCTCGAAGGACATCAAGTACGGCGTCGAGCGCGTCTTCGCGCAGGACGTGCTGTCCGGCGGCCCGACCTACCTCATCGACCTCCTGGACCAGGGCCAGAAGTACCCCGGCCCCTACAAGGACACCGACCCGAACAAGATGGGTCTGAAGACGGTCGAGACGCCGGACGACAAGACGATCGTCTTCAACCTGGCGAGCGCCAACTCCGACTTCAGCTACCTGCTGGCCATGCCGTCCTCCTCGCCGGTCCCGGTGGGCAAGGACACGGGTGCCACGTACACCAACAAGCCGGTGTCCACGGGCCCCTACAAGGTCGAGAGCTTCACCGCCGGCAAGGGCGCGACCTTCGTCCGCAACGAGAACTGGGACCCGAAGACGGACCCGATCCGCAAGGGTCTGCCGGACAAGGTCTCCTTCACGGTCACCACCAACCCGGACGACATGGACCAGCGCCTGCTCTCGGGCGACATCGACATGGCCGTCGACGGCACCGGTGTCCAGCAGGCCGCGAAGAACAAGATCCTCAAGGACGCGAAGCTCAAGGCCAACTCGGACAACCCGTTCACGGGCTACATCCGCTACTTCGCCTTCCCGCAGACGGTCGCGCCGTTCGACAACATCGAGTGCCGCAAGGCCGTCATCTACGCGGCCGACCCGAAGTCCCTCCAGACCGCCCGCGGCGGCCCGACCAGCGGTGACCTCGGCGCGAACATGCTGCCGGCCGGCGTCCCCGGCTCGGACAAGAGCTACGACCCCTTCGGCCTGACCAAGGGCAAGCCGCAGGAGTCCAAGGCCAAGGAGGCCCTCAAGGCCTGTGGCAAGCCCGACGGCTTCGAGACCGTCATCGCCGTGCGCAACAACCGCGCCCCCGAGGTGAAGACGGCCGAGTCCCTCCAGGCCTCGCTCGCCAAGGTCGGCATCAAGGCGACGATCGACCAGTTCGACGGCAAGCTCTCCTCCTCCACGATCGGTTCGCCCGAGAACGTGAAGAAGAAGGGCTACGGCATCATCGTCATGGGCTGGGGCGCCGACTACAACTCCGGCGCGGGCTTCCTGCAGCCGCTGGTCGACGGATCGTTCATCCTGCCGAACGGCAACAACAACTACACCGAGGTCAACGACTCCGAGATCAACGGCCTGTTCGACAAGGCCGCTGCCGCCGCCACCCCGGAGGCCGCCGCTCCGATCTACACGGAGATCAACAAGAAGGTCATGGACAAGGCGCTCTACCTGCCGATCAACTTCGACAAGGCGCTCGTCTACCACAACCCGCGCCTGACGAACGTCTTCTTCAACGAGTCCTTCGGCAAGATCGACCTCGCCACCGTGGGCATCAAGCAGTAG
- a CDS encoding ABC transporter permease, producing the protein MTAPLHDTSAETPAPVSVAEVPAKAIEGRSPGRIAWMRLKRDKVALTGGVIVILLILVAVFAPLIVNLLGHDPNEFHEDMIDPDLGTPLGSFGGISSDFLLGVEPTNGRDVFSRIVYGARISLVVAFLAAFVSVVLGSLLGALAGFLGGWVDGIISRLMDLLLAFPQLLFTIALVSVVPNSLWGFEGSGVRMGVLILVIGFFGWPYIGRIVRGQTISLREREYVEAARSLGAGRGYILLKELLPNLVAPILVYATLIIPTNILTEAALSFLGAGVKPPTASWGKMLSDAVPIYQDDPMYMVVPGMTIFITVLAFNLFGDGLRDALDPKGS; encoded by the coding sequence ATGACGGCACCACTGCACGACACGAGCGCGGAAACACCCGCACCCGTGTCCGTAGCCGAAGTCCCTGCCAAGGCCATCGAAGGCCGCTCGCCCGGCCGCATCGCCTGGATGCGGCTCAAGCGCGACAAGGTCGCGCTCACCGGCGGCGTGATCGTGATCCTCCTGATCCTGGTGGCGGTCTTCGCGCCGCTGATCGTGAACCTGCTGGGCCACGACCCCAACGAGTTCCACGAGGACATGATCGACCCGGACCTGGGCACGCCGCTCGGCTCCTTCGGCGGCATCAGTTCCGACTTCCTGCTGGGCGTCGAACCGACCAACGGGCGCGACGTGTTCAGCCGGATCGTCTACGGCGCCCGCATCTCGCTGGTCGTCGCCTTCCTGGCGGCCTTCGTCTCGGTCGTCCTGGGAAGCCTCCTGGGCGCCCTCGCCGGCTTCCTCGGCGGCTGGGTGGACGGCATCATCAGCCGCCTGATGGACCTGCTGCTGGCCTTCCCCCAGCTGCTGTTCACCATCGCCCTGGTCTCCGTGGTCCCCAACTCCTTGTGGGGGTTCGAGGGTTCCGGCGTGCGGATGGGCGTGCTCATCCTCGTCATCGGCTTCTTCGGCTGGCCGTACATCGGCCGCATCGTCCGGGGCCAGACGATCTCCCTGCGGGAACGCGAGTACGTCGAGGCCGCACGCAGCCTCGGAGCCGGGCGCGGCTACATCCTCCTCAAGGAGCTGCTGCCCAACCTGGTCGCACCGATCCTCGTGTACGCCACGCTGATCATCCCGACCAACATCCTGACCGAAGCGGCCCTCAGCTTCCTCGGTGCCGGCGTCAAGCCGCCCACCGCTTCCTGGGGAAAGATGCTCTCCGACGCCGTCCCCATCTACCAGGACGACCCCATGTACATGGTGGTTCCCGGTATGACGATCTTCATCACCGTCCTGGCGTTCAACCTCTTCGGGGACGGGCTGCGTGACGCACTCGACCCCAAGGGCAGCTGA
- the glyA gene encoding serine hydroxymethyltransferase: MSVLNTPLHELDPDVAAAVDAELARQQSTLEMIASENFAPVAVMEAQGSVLTNKYAEGYPGRRYYGGCEHVDVVEQIAIDRIKALFGAEAANVQPHSGAQANAAAMFALLKPGDTIMGLNLAHGGHLTHGMKINFSGKLYNVVPYHVGEDGQVDMAEVERLAKESKPQLIVAGWSAYPRQLDFAAFRRIADEVGAYLMVDMAHFAGLVAAGLHPNPVPHAHVVTTTTHKTLGGPRGGVILSTQELAKKINSAVFPGQQGGPLEHVIAAKAVSFKVAASPEFKERQERTLEGAKILAARLVQDDVKAVGVDVLTGGTDVHLVLVDLRDSELDGQQAEDRLHEVGITVNRNAIPNDPRPPMVTSGLRIGTPALATRGFDAEAFTEVAEIIAQALKPEYDAADLKARVSALAAKFPLYPSL; encoded by the coding sequence ATGTCCGTTCTGAACACCCCCCTCCACGAGCTCGACCCCGACGTCGCCGCCGCCGTCGACGCGGAGCTCGCGCGCCAGCAGTCGACCCTGGAAATGATCGCGTCGGAGAACTTCGCTCCGGTCGCCGTCATGGAGGCCCAGGGCTCGGTCCTGACCAACAAGTACGCCGAGGGCTACCCGGGCCGCCGCTACTACGGCGGCTGCGAGCACGTCGACGTGGTCGAGCAGATCGCGATCGACCGCATCAAGGCGCTGTTCGGCGCCGAGGCCGCGAACGTCCAGCCGCACTCGGGTGCGCAGGCCAACGCCGCCGCGATGTTCGCGCTGCTGAAGCCGGGCGACACGATCATGGGCCTGAACCTGGCCCACGGCGGTCACCTGACCCACGGCATGAAGATCAACTTCTCCGGCAAGCTCTACAACGTGGTCCCGTACCACGTCGGCGAGGACGGCCAGGTCGACATGGCCGAGGTCGAGCGCCTGGCCAAGGAGTCCAAGCCGCAGCTGATCGTCGCCGGCTGGTCCGCGTACCCGCGCCAGCTGGACTTCGCCGCGTTCCGCCGGATCGCGGACGAGGTCGGCGCGTACCTGATGGTCGACATGGCGCACTTCGCCGGCCTGGTCGCCGCGGGTCTGCACCCGAACCCGGTGCCGCACGCCCACGTCGTCACCACCACCACGCACAAGACCCTCGGCGGTCCGCGCGGCGGTGTCATCCTGTCGACGCAGGAGCTGGCCAAGAAGATCAACTCCGCGGTCTTCCCGGGCCAGCAGGGCGGTCCGCTGGAGCACGTGATCGCGGCCAAGGCCGTCTCCTTCAAGGTCGCGGCCTCGCCGGAGTTCAAGGAGCGCCAGGAGCGCACCCTGGAGGGCGCGAAGATCCTCGCCGCCCGCCTGGTCCAGGACGACGTCAAGGCCGTGGGCGTGGACGTCCTCACCGGCGGCACCGACGTGCACCTGGTCCTGGTCGACCTGCGCGACTCGGAGCTGGACGGCCAGCAGGCCGAGGACCGCCTCCACGAGGTCGGCATCACGGTCAACCGGAACGCCATCCCGAACGACCCGCGGCCGCCGATGGTCACCTCGGGCCTGCGGATCGGTACGCCGGCCCTCGCGACCCGCGGTTTCGACGCCGAGGCCTTCACCGAGGTCGCCGAGATCATCGCGCAGGCGCTGAAGCCGGAGTACGACGCCGCCGACCTCAAGGCGCGCGTCTCGGCCCTGGCCGCGAAGTTCCCGCTGTACCCGTCGCTCTAG